The Vicia villosa cultivar HV-30 ecotype Madison, WI linkage group LG1, Vvil1.0, whole genome shotgun sequence genome includes a region encoding these proteins:
- the LOC131644993 gene encoding protein GID8 homolog, whose protein sequence is MSLFWIVVRQLAEIEAMAASKKVIPREEWERKLNNVKIRKEDMNKLVMNFLVTEGFVEAAEKFRKESGTEPDIDLATITDRMAVKKAVQSGNVEDAIEKVNDLNPEILDTNPQLFFHLQQQRLIELIRNGKVEEALEFAQEELAPRGEENQSFLEELERTVALLAFEDISNCPVGELLDISQRLKTASEVNAAILTSQSHEKDPKLPSLLKMLIWAQNQLAEKASFPRINDITTAALEDPV, encoded by the exons ATGTCATTGTTTTGGATTGTAGTTCGTCAGCTAGCAGAAATTGAGGCAATG GCGGCATCAAAGAAAGTGATTCCAAGGGAAGAGTGGGAGAGGAAGCTTAATAATGTCAAGATTAGGAAAGAAGACATGAATAAATTGGTGATGAATTTCCTTGTCACTGAGGGTTTCGTTGAAGCTGCTGAGAAATTCCGCAAGGAGTCTGGAACTGAGC CTGACATCGATCTTGCTACAATCACTGATCGGATGGCTGTTAAGAAGGCGGTACAAAGTGGTAATGTTGAAGATGCAATTGAGAAAGTCAATGACTTAAATCCTGAG ATACTGGACACAAACCCCCAATTATTTTTTCATCTTCAGCAGCAGCGGCTGATAGAACTAATCCGAAATGGAAAAGTAGAAGAAGCTTTAGAGTTTGCACAGGAGGAGCTTGCACCCAGGGGAGAGGAAAAT CAAAGCTTTTTGGAAGAATTGGAGAGGACTGTTGCGCTGCTTGCCTTTGAAGACATTTCAAACTGTCCTGTTGGAGAGCTTCTTGACATATCACAGCGTCTAAAAACAGCAAGTGAGGTGAATGCAGCTATACTTACAAGCCAGAGTCATGAAAaag ACCCAAAACTTCCAAGCTTGTTGAAGATGTTGATATGGGCCCAAAACCAGCTGGCCGAGAAAGCTTCTTTTCCTCGCATAAATGATATAACCACAGCTGCCTTAGAAGATCCCGTTTAA